One genomic region from Rattus norvegicus strain BN/NHsdMcwi chromosome 10, GRCr8, whole genome shotgun sequence encodes:
- the Tspoap1 gene encoding peripheral-type benzodiazepine receptor-associated protein 1 isoform X3, with protein sequence MEQLTTLPRLGDPGAMEPWALPAWQHWTQGQGCKPGDASASIAATPTALQVKGLRSEESSEPAGAHSPGPIRNTDPEGTETVLPKLGQQAESPGYSCSRLEGEDAQAYKAKFNIGFGDRPNLELLRALGELQQRCTILKEENQMLRKSSFPETEEKVRRLKRKNAELAVIAKRLEERAQKLQETNMRVVSAPVPRPGSSLELCRKALARQRARDLSETATALLAKDKQIAALQRECRELQARLSLVGKEGPQWLHMRDFDRLLRESQREVLRLQRQIALRNQREPLRPARSQGSTAPSSVGAPAPGAPGETVLEDDVESPQVVLGEPEKQLRVQQLESELCKKRKKCESLEQEARKKQRRCEELELQLRAAQNENARLVEENSRLSGKATEKEQVEWENAELKGQLLGVTQERDSALRKSQGLQSKLESLEQVLKHMREVAQRRQQLEEEHEQARLSLQEKQEEVRRLQQAQAEAKREHEGAVQLLESTLDSMQARVRELEGQCRSQTERFSLLAQELQAFRLHPGPLDLLTSALGCNALGDHPPPHCCCSSPQPCQGSGPKDLDLPPGSPGRCTPKSSEPALATLTGVPRRTAKKAESLSNSSRSESIHNSPKSCPTPEVDTASEVEELEVDSVSLLPAAPEGHSGGARIQVFLARYSYNPFEGPNENPEAELPLTAGEYIYIYGNMDEDGFFEGELMDGRRGLVPSNFVERVSDDDLLSTLPRELADSSHSSGPELSFLSGGGGGCSSGGQSSGGRSQPRPEEEATGDELSLSPPPEGLGEPLAVPYPRHITVLKQLAHSVVLAWELPPERVDLRGFHIFVNGELRQALGPGVPPKAVLENMDLRAGPLHVSVQALTSKGSSDPLRCCLAMGAGAGVVPSQLRIHRLTATSAEITWVPGNSNLAHAVYLNGEECPPARPSTYWATFCNLRPGTLYQARVEAQIPSQGPWEPGWERPELRAATLQFTTLPAGLPDAPLDVQAEPGPSPGIVMISWLPVTIDAAGTSNGVRVTGYAVYADGQKIMEVASPTAGSVLVEVSQLQLLQACHEVTVRTMSPHGESTDSIPAPVAPALASACQPARMSCLSPRPSPEVRTPLASVSPGLGYTSLPLRHPVPHGTQDSPASLSTEMSKGPQEEPPVPCSQEEAGSAVHRTSEEKRAMEPTLGQEGPDPVAPFLAKQAVECTSGDAGPTPCSTQEELTQKEPSTEVCHRGDLDSELKLRSEKEGMSELGVHLVNSLVDHSRNSDLSDIQEEEEEEEEEEELGSRPCSFQKQVAGNSIGENGAKPQPDPSCETDSDEEILEQILELPLQRLCSKKLFSIPEEEEEEDEEEGLGKPGPSSSSQDPSQPERALLGLDCESSQPQGPGLCPLSPELSGAREHLEDVLGVVGGNSRRRGGCSPEKLPNRKRPQDPREHCSRLLGNGGPQTSARPVPPRDRGSLPVIEGTRVGQEPGGRGRPGLSRRCPRGPAPESSLVSCLSPKCLEISIEYDSEDEQEVGSGGVSISSSCYPTDGEAWGTAAVGRPRGPVKVNSGSNTYLRLPAWEKGEPERRGHSAIGRTKEPPSRATETGESRGQDNSGRRGPQRRGARVLRTGTTELAPPRSPQEAPSHQDLPLRVFVALFDYDPISMSPNPDAGEEELPFREGQILKVFGDKDADGFYRGESGGRTGYIPCNMVAEVAVDTPIGRQQLLQRGFLPPNVLTQGSGNGPSVYPSAHTPGPPPKPRRSKKAWDKEGKASRTQRYLLSTVELEDPAQLCPGPPKLIHSAALKTSRPMVAAFDYNPRENSPNMDVEAELPFRAGDVITVFGNMDDDGFYYGELNGQRGLVPSNFLEGPGPEAGGLDSGTSQAESQRTRRRRVQC encoded by the exons ATGGAGCAACTGACAACCCTTCCACGGCTTGGAGACCCTGGAGCTATGGAGCCATGGGCACTGCCTGCCTGGCAGCACTGGACTCAGGGCCAGGGTTGCAAACCTGGAGATGCATCTGCCAGCATTGCTGCTACTCCGACAGCTCTGCAGGTTAAAGGATTGAGGTCTGAAGAGAGTTCTGAGCCTGCGGGAGCCCATAGCCCTGGGCCTATCAGGAATActgaccctgaagggacagagACCGTGCTGCCCAAGCTGGGGCAGCAAGCAGAGAGCCCTGGGTACAGCTGCTCCAGGCTGGAGGGTGAGGATGCACAGGCTTATAAG GCCAAGTTCAACATAGGCTTCGGGGACAGGCCTAATCTGGAGCTGCTGAGGGCCCTAGGAGAGCTGCAACAGCGCTGTACCATCCTGAAGGAGGAAAACCAGATGCTG AGAAAAAGCAGCTTCCCAGAGACGGAGGAGAAGGTACGGAGGCTAAAGCGGAAGAATGCTGAACTGGCGGTCATTGCCAAGCGCCTGGAGGAGAGGGCACAGAAGCTGCAGGAAACCAACATGAGGGTG GTGAGTGCCCCTGTGCCCCGACCCGGATCCAGTTTGGAGTTGTGCCGTAAGGCTCTAGCTCGCCAGCGAGCCCGAGACCTCAGTGAGACAGCCACTGCACTGTTGGCCAAGGACAAACAGATTGCTGCCTTGCAGCGGGAGTGCAGAGAGCTGCAGGCCAGACTCTCTCTGGTGGGCAAG GAAGGTCCCCAGTGGCTGCATATGCGGGACTTCGACCGGTTGCTGCGCGAGTCCCAACGGGAGGTGCTGCGGCTGCAGAGGCAAATCGCCCTGCGCAACCAGCGGGAGCCCCTCCGGCCAGCCCGGTCCCAGGGTTCTACTGCCCCCTCCAGCGTAGGGGCGCCGGCCCCCGGGGCCCCGGGAGAG ACCGTACTTGAGGATGATGTGGAGAGCCCACAGGTGGTCCTAGGGGAACCAGAGAAACAGCTAAGGGTGCAGCAGCTG GAGTCTGAGCTCTGCAAAAAGCGAAAGAAATGTGAGAGCCTGGAGCAGGAAGCCAGGAAAAAGCAGAGGCGATGTGAGGAGCTG GAACTACAGCTGAGGGCAGCCCAGAATGAAAATGCCCGCCTGGTGGAGGAGAACTCTCGGCTTAGTGGGAAAGCCACAGAGAAGGAGCAG GTGGAGTGGGAGAATGCAGAGCTGAAGGGACAGCTCCTGGGGGTGACACAGGAGAGGGACTCAGCCCTTAGGAAGAGCCAGGGCCTGCAAAGCAAGCTGGAGAGCCTGGAGCAGGTGCTGAAG CATATGCGGGAGGTGGCCCAGCGGAGGCAACAGCTGGAGGAGGAGCATGAACAGGCGAGGCTCAGCctgcaggagaagcaggaggaggtcCGGAGGCTGCAGCAG GCCCAGGCAGAAGCCAAGAGAGAACATGAGGGAGCAGTACAGCTGCTGGAG TCTACCTTGGATTCCATGCAG GCCCGGGTTCGAGAGCTTGAGGGCCAGTGTCGAAGCCAAACTGAGCGCTTCAGCCTTCTGGCACAGGAGCTCCAGGCCTTCCGTCtgcacccaggtcctctggattTGCTCACTTCAGCCCTGGGATGTAATGCCCTTGGAGACCATCCACCACCCCACTGTTGTTGCTCCTCCCCTCAGCCCTGCCAGGGGTCCGGCCCCAAAG ATCTTGACCTCCCACCGGGCTCCCCAGGACGCTGTACCCCCAAATCTTCTGAGCCTGCTCTTGCTACTCTTACTGGAGTCCCTCGAAGGACAGCTAAGAAGGCGGAGTCTCTTTCTAATTCTTCTCGCTCAGAGTCCATCCACAACAGCCCCAAGTCCTGTCCCACACCAGAG GTGGACACAGCCAGTGAGGTGGAGGAGCTGGAAGTAGACAGCGTCTCCCTGCTCCCAGCAGCTCCAGAGGGCCACTCGGGAGGAGCCAGAATCCAGGTCTTCCTAGCACGCTATAG CTACAACCCCTTTGAGGGTCCCAATGAGAACCCAGAGGCTGAGCTTCCGCTGACAGCCGGCGAGTACATCTACATCTATGGTAACATGGACGAGGATGGCTTTTTTGAAG GGGAGCTCATGGATGGCCGAAGGGGCCTGGTCCCCTCCAACTTTGTAGAGCGTGTGTCTGATGACGACCTCCTGTCCACCCTCCCTCGGGAGCTGGCCGATTCATCGCATAGCTCTGGCCCTGAACTCAGTTTCCTGAGTGGAGGCGGGGGTGGTTGCAGTAGTGGGGGCCAGAGCAGCGGGGGACGTAGCCAGCCCAGACCAGAGGAGGAGGCTACGGGAGATGAACTCAGTCTGAGCCCCCCACCAGAGGGACTGGGTGAGCCTCTGGCTGTGCCTTACCCCCGACATATCACGGTTCTCAAGCAGCTAGCCCACAGTGTGGTGCTGGCTTGGGAGTTGCCTCCTGAGAGAGTAGATCTACGTGGCTTCCATATCTTTGTCAATGGGGAACTtcgtcaggccttggggcctggGGTGCCCCCCAAAGCTGTGCTTGAAAATATGGACCTGCGGGCAGGGCCCCTCCATGTGTCTGTCCAGGCCCTAACCAGCAAGGGCAGCTCAGATCCTCTGCGCTGTTGCCTGGCTATGGGTGCTGGAGCTGGGGTGGTACCCAGCCAGCTACGGATCCATCGGCTGACAGCCACATCTGCTGAGATCACCTGGGTGCCAGGGAATAGCAACTTGGCCCATGCCGTCTACCTCAATGGAGAAGAGTGCCCACCTGCCCGCCCCAGCACCTACTGGGCAACCTTTTGTAACCTGAGGCCTGGCACACTCTATCAGGCCCGAGTGGAGGCTCAGATCCCATCTCAGGGGCCTTGGGAACCAGGCTGGGAGAGGCCAGAGCTTCGAGCTGCTACCTTGCAGTTCACCACACTTCCAGCAG GCCTGCCTGACGCCCCTCTGGATGTACAGGCTGAACCAGGACCCTCTCCTGGAATTGTAATGATCAGCTGGCTCCCTGTTACCATTGACGCTGCTGGTACCTCCAATGGTGTCCGGGTTACAGGCTACGCAGTCTATGCTGATGGGCAGAAG ATTATGGAGGTGGCTTCCCCCACAGCAGGCAGTGTGCTGGTGGAGGTGTCCCAGCTGCAGCTGCTGCAGGCCTGCCACGAGGTGACTGTACGCACTATGTCACCCCATGGCGAGTCCACTGACTCCATCCCGGCCCCTGTTGCCCCAGCCCTGGCTTCTGCCTGCCAGCCAGCCAGGATGTCCTGTCTCTCACCACGACCAAGCCCAGAGGTCAGAACACCCCTTGCTTCAGTCTCCCCAGGGCTTGGGTATACCAGCCTTCCCCTCCGGCATCCTGTCCCCCATGGAACTCAAGATTCCCCTGCAAGCCTTTCCACAGAGATGTCCAAAGGGCCCCAAGAGGAGCCTCCGGTCCCTTGCTCTCAG GAAGAGGCTGGGTCAGCTGTGCATCGAACCTCAGAAGAGAAGAGGGCTATGGAGCCAACTCTGGGCCAGGAAGGCCCTGACCCTGTGGCTCCCTTCCTGGCTAAGCAGGCAGTGGAGTGCACTTCAGGAGATGCTGGCCCCACACCTTGCTCTACCCAAGAAGAACTGACCCAGAAGGAGCCAAGTACTGAAGTCTGCCACCGGGGAGATCTGGATTCCGAGCTGAAACTCAGATCTGAG AAAGAAGGTATGTCAGAGCTTGGAGTTCACCTGGTGAATTCCCTTGTGGATCACAGCCGCAACTCAGACTTATCAGACatccaggaagaagaggaagaggaggaagaggaagaggaactgGGTTCCAGGCCTTGTTCTTTCCAGAAGCAGGTTGCTGGCAACAGCATCGGGGAGAATGGAGCCAAG CCCCAGCCAGACCCCTCTTGTGAGACTGACAGCGACGAGGAGATCTTGGAGCAGATACTGGAGTTGCCTCTCCAGCGGCTGTGCAGCAAGAAGCTGTTCAGCATCCccgaggaggaagaagaggaggatgaggaggaagggcTGGGGAAACCAGGGCCCAGCAGCTCTTCCCAAGACCCTAGCCAGCCTGAACGTGCATTGCTAGGTCTGGACTGTGAGAGCAGTCAGCCCCAGGGACCTGGCCTATGTCCCTTGTCTCCTGAGCTCTCCGGGGCCAGGGAGCACCTGGAGGATGTGCTAGGAGTAGTTGGTGGAAACAGCCGGAGGAGAGGAGGTTGTTCCCCTGAGAAACTCCCAAACCGCAAACGACCTCAGGACCCCCGAGAACATTGCAGCCGGCTTCTTGGCAATGGCGGGCCCCAGACCTCTGCCCGACCAGTCCCTCCACGGGACAGGGGCAGCCTCCCTGTGATTGAAGGCACCAGGGTTGGACAGGAGCCTGGTGGGAGAGGGCGGCCGGGTCTTTCCCGGAGGTGTCCCCGTGGCCCTGCTCCAGAATCCAGCTTGGTCAGCTGCCTCTCTCCAAAGTGTTTGGAGATCAGCATTGAGTATGATTCTGAGGATGAACAGGAGGTGGGCAGCGGGGGTGTCAGCATCAGCAGCTCCTGTTACCCCACAGATGGGGAGGCCTGGGGCACAGCGGCCGTAGGAAGGCCCAGGGGACCTGTGAAGGTCAATTCGGGCTCCAACACCTACCTGCGCCTCCCGGCCTGGGAGAAAGGGGAACCAGAGCGGAGAGGCCACAGTGCGATTGGCCGAACCAAGGAGCCGCCCTCCCGG GCAACAGAAACTGGGGAGTCCAGAGGGCAGGACAACTCTGGGCGGAGAGGACCCCAGAGGAGAGGGGCCCGGGTGCTTAGGACTGGTACCACTGAGCTGG CCCCTCCAAGGAGCCCCCAAGAAGCACCATCTCATCAAGACCTACCCTTGAGGGTCTTTGTGGCTCTGTTTGACTATGACCCTATTTCAATGTCACCGAACCCTGATGCTGGAGAAGAGGAACTGCCCTTCAGGGAGGGCCAGATCCTCAAG GTGTTTGGAGACAAAGACGCTGATGGTTTCTACCGGGGCGAAAGTGGGGGCCGCACAGGCTACATCCCCTGCAACATGGTGGCCGAGGTGGCTGTGGACACTCCAATAGGGAGACAACAGCTGCTCCAGCGAGGTTTCTTGCCCCCAAATGTCCTCACCCAGGGCTCGG GGAACGGTCCCTCTGTGTACCCCTCAGCCCACACACCTGGGCCTCCCCCCAAGCCTCGCCGGTCCAAGAAAG CCTGGGACAAAGAGGGAAAGGCAAGCAGGACTCAGAGGTACCTTCTGTCCACAGTGGAGCTGGAAGATCCTGCACAGCTCTGTCCAG GTCCTCCTAAGCTGATCCATTCTGCTGCCCTGAAAACCTCCCGACCTATGGTGGCTGCATTCGACTACAACCCTCGGGAGAACTCCCCCAACATGGATGTGGAG GCAGAGCTGCCCTTCCGAGCAGGGGATGTCATTACTGTGTTTGGGAATATGGACGATGATGGTTTCTACTAT GGGGAACTGAATGGACAAAGGGGCCTGGTTCCATCCAACTTCCTGGAGGGCCCTGGGCCTGAGGCAGGCGGCCTAGACTCTGGGACATCTCAAGCTGAGAGTCAG AGAACGAGGAGGAGACGAGTCCAGTGCTAG